A window of the Narcine bancroftii isolate sNarBan1 chromosome 4, sNarBan1.hap1, whole genome shotgun sequence genome harbors these coding sequences:
- the LOC138760626 gene encoding probable G-protein coupled receptor 75 has product MRGNEPVGNLQELIRTACTLLLFLTFCLGTLGNLIVFFSFFDPALRKLRTNFDFMVLNLSFCDLFICCVTTPMFAFILYFDSNSNVSGAFCFTFHLTSAALIIMSLKSVTIIGLHRLYMVLCERRPNTTVSRSILLVTISLWSLSFTLGTLATFWTSPESSRVCVPLFGCTSSDDKVILYLYVADYAFCVGAVLVSYMIIAVALKKNTYGRKSAIITVDPLSPRVLKRAGTNRGQTVTEPLYQNQNYNKLQHTQAHSYKQGRTPIRPSENKLQLGSSMNISGTKDSGAVVTCVVVVVSVIVCCLPLGFSFLQDVTMLQSSFILNQFKLFGFTLILFKSGLNPFIYSRSSAGLRKRILWCRQCVSLGCCCYKHKTWLLAVGQGSLDVNRNKASHYETNSAYMLSPQPQRKLVDQNCAQNNSNSISIKVETCCSTYNSPSQKSGILLPMNIVC; this is encoded by the coding sequence ATGAGGGGGAATGAGCCCGTGGGGAACCTGCAGGAGCTGATCCGGACCGCCTGCACCCTGCTGCTCTTCCTCACATTCTGTTTGGGAACACTGGGGAACCTgatcgtcttcttctccttctttgacCCAGCACTCCGAAAGTTGCGGACGAACTTTGACTTCATGGTCCTCAACCTCTCCTTTTGTGATCTGTTCATTTGTTGTGTCACCACGCCCATGTTCGCTTTCATTTTATACTTCGATTCAAACAGCAACGTTTCTGGGGCGTTCTGCTTCACCTTTCACCTCACAAGTGCTGCATTAATAATAATGTCCCTTAAATCGGTGACCATAATTGGTCTCCATCGCTTGTACATGGTGTTATGTGAGCGGCGACCTAACACAACAGTGTCTCGCTCTATACTTCTTGTGACCATCAGCCTGTGGAGCCTCAGCTTTACCCTGGGTACCCTTGCTACCTTCTGGACATCTCCTGAGAGTTCCAGAGTATGTGTGCCCCTCTTTGGTTGTACCAGTAGCGATGATAAAGTCATTCTCTATCTCTATGTTGCAGATTATGCATTTTGTGTGGGTGCTGTATTGGTCTCCTACATGATAATAGCTGTTGCCCTGAAGAAAAATACATATGGAAGGAAGAGTGCCATCATCACGGTTGATCCATTAAGTCCGAGAGTGCTTAAAAGAGCAGGGACTAACAGAGGGCAAACTGTTACAGAACCTCTTTATCAAAATCAAAATTACAACAAGCTCCAACACACTCAAGCACACTCTTACAAACAAGGACGTACTCCCATCCGGCCTTCTGAAAATAAGTTGCAACTGGGGTCCTCAATGAATATTTCAGGCACAAAAGATTCAGGAGCTGTAGTAACGTGTGTTGTGGTTGTAGTTTCAGTGATAGTTTGCTGCCTTCCATTAGGATTTTCCTTCCTTCAAGATGTCACAATGCTACAgagcagttttattttaaatcaatttaaaCTTTTTGGATTCACATTAATATTGTTTAAATCAGGGCTAAATCCATTTATTTATTCACGTAGCAGTGCTGGACTCAGGAAGAGAATTCTCTGGTGCAGGCAATGTGTATCTCTGGGCTGCTGCTGTTACAAACATAAGACTTGGTTACTAGCAGTAGGTCAAGGGAGCTTGGATGTGAACAGAAACAAAGCATCTCATTATGAAACCAATTCAGCTTACATGCTGTCTCCTCAACCACAGAGAAAGTTGGTCGATCAGAATTGTGCACAAAATAACTCAAACTCGATCAGCATAAAGGTTGAGACTTGCTGTAGTACTTACAACAGCCCTTCCCAGAAATCAGGCATTTTGCTACCAATGAACATAGTTTGTTGA